A genomic segment from Pseudomonas mendocina encodes:
- the upp gene encoding uracil phosphoribosyltransferase codes for MPTREIRHPLIRHKIGLMRRADISTKNFRELAQEVGALLTYEATNDLPLEAYDIEGWAGTVQVEKIAGKKITVVPILRAGIGMLDGVLSLIPGAKVSAVGVARNEETLEAHTYLEKLAPEIDSRLALIIDPMLATGGSMVATIDLLKKAGCKDIRAMVLVAAPEGIKAVEQAHPDVTIFTASIDQCLNEHGYIIPGLGDAGDKIFGTKQKDA; via the coding sequence ATGCCCACTCGCGAGATCCGCCACCCGCTGATCCGTCACAAGATCGGCCTGATGCGCCGCGCCGATATCAGCACCAAGAATTTCCGTGAGCTGGCCCAGGAAGTGGGCGCCCTGCTGACTTATGAGGCCACCAACGACTTGCCTCTGGAAGCCTACGACATCGAAGGCTGGGCGGGCACCGTTCAGGTGGAGAAGATCGCCGGCAAGAAGATCACCGTAGTCCCCATCCTGCGTGCCGGCATCGGCATGCTCGACGGCGTGCTCAGCCTGATTCCCGGTGCCAAGGTCAGCGCAGTGGGCGTGGCACGCAACGAAGAGACGCTCGAAGCACACACCTATCTGGAGAAGCTCGCTCCGGAAATCGACTCGCGCCTGGCCCTGATCATCGACCCGATGCTGGCCACCGGCGGCTCGATGGTCGCCACCATCGACCTGCTGAAGAAGGCCGGCTGCAAGGACATTCGCGCCATGGTCCTGGTTGCCGCTCCCGAGGGCATCAAGGCAGTCGAGCAGGCTCATCCGGATGTGACCATCTTCACCGCCTCAATCGATCAGTGTCTGAACGAACACGGCTACATCATTCCGGGCCTGGGCGATGCCGGCGACAAGATCTTCGGCACCAAGCAAAAGGACGCCTGA
- a CDS encoding uracil-xanthine permease family protein — protein sequence MSQTEFNDPLWRQGISGAQMLFVAFGALVLMPLITGMDPNVALFTAGIGTLLFQLVTKRQVPVFLASSFAFIAPILAAKGEFGLPAVMGGVIAAGLVYILLSALVKLRGPNFIDRLLPPVVIAPVIISIGLALSPVAVNMAMGKAGDGSVELLPYSTAMMISMPALITTLLVAVLGRGIFRLVPILAGIAVGCAIAAVLGVIDTSAVSQASWLAVPNFIAPELHWGAILYMVPVALAPAIEHIGGVVAIGNVTGKNFVKQPGLHRTLLGDGLATSAAGLFGGPPNTTYAEVTGAVMLTKSYNPKIMTWAAVFAIALAFIGKFGVALQSIPVPVMGGILCLLFGSIAVVGLNTLIRHQVDLSEARNLIIVSVTLVFGIGGMVIGGKEFALSGISLCAISALLLNLVLPGGAGWRKRDAEEA from the coding sequence ATGTCGCAAACGGAATTCAACGATCCACTGTGGCGCCAGGGCATCTCCGGCGCACAGATGCTGTTCGTGGCCTTCGGCGCGCTGGTACTGATGCCACTGATCACAGGCATGGACCCCAACGTCGCGCTGTTCACTGCCGGCATCGGTACCCTGCTGTTCCAACTGGTCACCAAGCGTCAGGTACCGGTGTTTCTGGCCTCCAGCTTTGCCTTCATCGCGCCGATCCTGGCAGCCAAGGGCGAGTTCGGCCTACCCGCCGTGATGGGGGGCGTGATCGCCGCCGGCCTGGTCTACATCCTGCTGTCGGCACTGGTCAAACTGCGCGGCCCCAACTTCATCGACCGCCTGCTGCCCCCCGTCGTGATCGCGCCGGTGATCATTTCCATCGGCCTGGCGCTGTCGCCGGTCGCGGTGAACATGGCCATGGGCAAGGCCGGTGATGGCAGTGTCGAGCTGCTGCCCTACAGCACCGCGATGATGATCTCGATGCCAGCTCTGATCACCACCCTGCTGGTCGCCGTGCTGGGCCGTGGCATCTTCCGCCTGGTGCCGATCCTGGCGGGTATCGCAGTCGGTTGCGCCATCGCCGCCGTGCTCGGCGTAATCGACACCAGTGCCGTCAGCCAGGCCTCCTGGCTCGCCGTACCCAACTTCATCGCACCGGAACTGCACTGGGGCGCGATCCTGTACATGGTACCGGTCGCTCTGGCGCCAGCCATCGAGCACATCGGCGGCGTGGTCGCCATCGGCAACGTCACCGGCAAGAACTTCGTCAAGCAGCCCGGGCTGCACCGCACCCTGCTTGGCGATGGCCTCGCCACGTCGGCAGCCGGCCTGTTCGGCGGCCCGCCCAACACCACCTACGCCGAAGTGACCGGCGCGGTGATGCTGACCAAAAGCTACAACCCGAAGATCATGACCTGGGCCGCGGTATTCGCCATCGCCCTGGCCTTCATCGGCAAGTTCGGCGTAGCCCTGCAGAGCATCCCGGTACCGGTGATGGGCGGCATTCTCTGCCTGCTGTTCGGCTCCATCGCCGTGGTCGGCCTCAACACACTGATTCGTCACCAGGTCGACCTGTCCGAAGCGCGCAACCTGATCATCGTTTCGGTGACCCTGGTGTTCGGCATCGGTGGCATGGTGATTGGCGGCAAGGAATTCGCTCTGTCAGGAATTTCCCTCTGCGCGATCAGCGCCCTGCTGCTCAATCTGGTGCTGCCGGGCGGTGCCGGCTGGCGCAAGCGGGACGCAGAAGAAGCTTGA
- the murJ gene encoding murein biosynthesis integral membrane protein MurJ, protein MNLLKSLAAVSSLTMVSRVLGFVRDTIIARTFGAGVASDAFVVAFKLPNLLRRIFAEGAFSQAFVPILAEYKMQQGEEATRTFIAYVSGLLTLVLALVTAIGVLAAPWIVWATAPGFADEAERFELTVDLLRVTFPYILLISLSSLAGAILNTWNRFSVPAFVPTLLNVSMIVFALFLTPYFDPPIMALGWAVLAGGLAQLLWQLPHLKKIGMLVLPRLSFGDLGVWRVLKQMGPAIFGVSVSQISLIINTVFASFLVAGSVSWMYYADRLMELPSGVLGVALGTILLPALSKTYASKNRDEYRRLLDWGLRLCFLLVLPCTLALAILAEPLVVSLFQYGKFTANDSLMTQQALMAYAVGLLALILVKILAPGFYAQQNIKTPVRIAVISLLATQAMNALFVFGLEMAHVGLALAISLAACLNAGLLYWQLLRADIFRPLPGWGVFLFKLVVAVAVMVAVLLGLLQVMPAWAEGEMFVRLVRLGALVVAGLVAYFGMLLILGFRPRDFARRAL, encoded by the coding sequence ATGAATTTGCTCAAATCCCTGGCTGCCGTCAGCTCACTGACCATGGTCTCGCGTGTGCTGGGGTTCGTGCGCGATACCATCATCGCCCGTACCTTCGGCGCTGGCGTGGCGTCCGATGCCTTCGTGGTGGCGTTCAAGTTGCCCAACCTGTTGCGCCGCATCTTCGCCGAGGGCGCTTTCTCGCAGGCCTTCGTGCCCATTCTGGCCGAATACAAGATGCAGCAGGGGGAGGAGGCCACGCGCACCTTCATCGCCTACGTTTCCGGTTTGCTGACCCTGGTGCTGGCGCTGGTCACTGCCATCGGCGTGCTCGCTGCACCCTGGATCGTCTGGGCCACGGCGCCGGGGTTCGCTGACGAGGCCGAGCGCTTCGAACTCACCGTCGACCTGCTGCGGGTGACCTTCCCTTATATATTGCTGATCTCTCTGTCATCGCTGGCCGGCGCCATTCTCAATACCTGGAATCGCTTCTCGGTACCGGCATTCGTGCCGACGTTGCTGAACGTCAGCATGATCGTCTTCGCGTTGTTCCTGACACCCTATTTCGATCCGCCGATCATGGCGTTGGGCTGGGCGGTGCTGGCCGGTGGTTTGGCGCAATTGCTCTGGCAACTGCCGCACCTGAAAAAGATCGGCATGCTGGTGCTGCCGCGCCTGAGTTTCGGCGATCTGGGCGTGTGGCGGGTACTCAAGCAGATGGGGCCGGCGATTTTCGGCGTATCGGTCAGCCAGATTTCCCTGATCATCAACACCGTCTTCGCCTCCTTCCTGGTTGCCGGCTCGGTGTCCTGGATGTATTACGCCGACCGCCTGATGGAGTTGCCCTCCGGTGTGCTGGGCGTGGCGCTGGGCACCATCCTGCTGCCGGCGCTTTCCAAGACCTATGCGAGCAAGAATCGCGATGAGTATCGGCGTCTGCTCGACTGGGGCCTGCGTCTGTGCTTTCTGCTGGTGCTGCCTTGCACCCTGGCGCTGGCCATTCTCGCCGAGCCGCTGGTGGTGTCGTTGTTCCAGTACGGCAAGTTCACCGCCAACGACTCGCTGATGACGCAGCAGGCGTTGATGGCCTATGCGGTCGGGCTGCTGGCGCTGATCCTGGTGAAAATCCTCGCGCCGGGCTTCTATGCCCAGCAGAACATCAAGACCCCGGTGCGCATCGCCGTGATCAGCCTGCTGGCGACCCAGGCGATGAACGCACTGTTCGTATTCGGTCTGGAGATGGCGCACGTCGGCCTGGCGCTGGCGATCAGCCTGGCAGCTTGCCTCAACGCCGGCCTGCTGTACTGGCAACTGCTCCGTGCCGACATCTTCCGGCCTTTGCCTGGTTGGGGCGTGTTCCTGTTCAAGCTGGTGGTCGCAGTCGCTGTGATGGTCGCGGTGTTGCTGGGGCTGCTGCAGGTCATGCCAGCCTGGGCGGAAGGGGAGATGTTCGTACGCCTGGTGCGTCTAGGCGCGCTGGTGGTGGCCGGGCTGGTCGCCTACTTCGGCATGCTGCTGATATTGGGATTCCGTCCACGCGATTTTGCCCGGCGGGCGTTGTAG
- the rpsT gene encoding 30S ribosomal protein S20, which produces MANSPSAKKRAKQAEKRRSHNASLRSMVRTYIKNVVKAIAAKDLELAKTAYTAAVPVIDRMADKGIIHKNKAARHKSRLNAHIKALGEAAAA; this is translated from the coding sequence GTGGCCAACTCACCTTCTGCCAAAAAACGCGCCAAACAGGCTGAGAAGCGCCGTAGCCATAACGCCAGCCTGCGCTCGATGGTTCGTACCTACATCAAGAACGTGGTCAAGGCTATTGCTGCCAAGGATCTCGAGCTTGCCAAGACCGCTTACACTGCAGCCGTTCCGGTCATCGACCGCATGGCTGACAAAGGCATCATCCACAAGAACAAAGCCGCTCGTCACAAGAGCCGCCTGAACGCGCACATCAAGGCGCTGGGCGAAGCTGCTGCCGCCTAA
- the ribF gene encoding bifunctional riboflavin kinase/FAD synthetase: MQLVRGLHNLQPQARGCVVTIGNFDGVHRGHQAILARLRERAAELAVPSCVVIFEPQPREYFGPDTAPARLTRLRDKLALLAAEGVDMVLCLAFNRRLRELSAAEFVQRVLVDGLGVKDLEIGDDFRFGCDRAGDFEFLKAAGQRHGFSVEASTTVEVLGGRVSSTRVRQALVDGDFELAEALLGRPFRIAGRVLHGQKLGRQLDAPTANIQLKRRKVPLTGVYLVSCEIDGVIQPGVANIGVRPSVAGDGRAHLEVHLLDFAGDLYGRRLSVAFHHKLRDEQRFASLEALKAAIAADIAAARDYWQSHPLMKSPK, from the coding sequence ATGCAGCTGGTTCGAGGTCTTCATAACCTGCAGCCCCAGGCGCGGGGCTGTGTGGTCACCATCGGTAATTTCGACGGCGTTCATCGTGGGCACCAGGCCATCCTGGCGCGTCTGCGCGAGCGCGCCGCTGAACTGGCCGTGCCCAGCTGTGTGGTGATCTTCGAGCCGCAGCCGCGTGAATACTTCGGTCCAGACACTGCGCCAGCGCGCCTGACCCGCCTGCGTGACAAACTTGCGCTGCTGGCTGCCGAAGGCGTCGACATGGTGTTGTGCCTGGCCTTCAACCGCCGCCTGCGCGAGTTGTCGGCCGCCGAGTTCGTCCAGCGTGTGCTGGTCGACGGGCTTGGCGTCAAGGACCTTGAGATCGGCGATGACTTCCGCTTCGGCTGCGACCGTGCCGGCGATTTCGAGTTTCTCAAGGCCGCCGGCCAGCGTCACGGTTTCAGCGTCGAGGCCTCGACCACCGTCGAAGTTCTGGGCGGCCGGGTCAGCAGCACGCGTGTGCGCCAGGCGCTGGTCGATGGTGATTTCGAACTAGCCGAAGCCTTGCTCGGCCGGCCGTTCCGTATCGCCGGGCGGGTGTTGCACGGGCAGAAGCTCGGCCGCCAGCTCGACGCACCCACGGCCAACATCCAGCTCAAGCGGCGCAAGGTGCCGCTGACCGGCGTTTATCTGGTGAGCTGCGAAATCGATGGCGTGATTCAACCGGGCGTCGCCAACATCGGCGTGCGCCCCAGCGTTGCCGGTGACGGCCGCGCCCATCTGGAAGTGCACCTTCTGGATTTTGCCGGTGATCTGTATGGCCGGCGTCTCTCGGTGGCTTTCCACCACAAGCTGCGCGATGAGCAGCGTTTCGCCTCGCTGGAGGCCTTGAAGGCGGCGATTGCCGCTGATATCGCCGCTGCCCGTGATTATTGGCAGAGCCACCCGCTGATGAAGAGCCCGAAATGA
- the dauA gene encoding C4-dicarboxylic acid transporter DauA gives MSRQSLPLFAAWRQTLRAGYSWKTLRGDLSAGLTVGIIAIPLAMALAIAVGVAPQHGLYTVLIAAPLIALCGGSRFNISGPTAAFVVILLPITQQYGLGGLLLCTLMAGIILICLGLLRAGRLIEFVPYPVTLGFTAGIGIVIAVLQIKDLFGLHLAGAPQHLLEQLNLLAHAFPSLQPGDTLVGAVCLATLLIWPRLMPKIPAHLVALAIGALLALALERLGLPVATLGERFSYQLDGIEYPGIPPFLPDLALPWNLPGADGQPLVLSFELIRQLLAPAFAIAMLGAIESLLCAVVADGMTGSKHDPNAELIGQGLGNLAAPFFGGITATAAIARTAANVRAGAFSPLAALVHAGVVLAAILLLAPLFSYLPMAALAALLMMVAWNMSEPNHVVHTLRIAPRSDVLVLLTCLVLTVLFDMVLAVGVGLLLAAGLFIKRMSELTDTAALNRQQRQALLDLPEHVLAYAIRGPLFFGAAEKALSVLRRFTPGVRVVIVDISAVPLLDMTAIAALDNVLRDYRQQGVALILSGPTAQVRLQLRRAGIHRRAGQLAYVHDLLQARKKALRWLDDTAPKALAE, from the coding sequence ATGTCACGTCAATCGTTACCGCTGTTCGCCGCCTGGCGCCAGACTCTGCGCGCGGGCTACTCTTGGAAGACCCTGCGCGGGGATCTGAGCGCCGGTCTGACGGTCGGCATCATCGCCATTCCACTGGCCATGGCGCTGGCCATCGCCGTAGGTGTAGCGCCACAACATGGGCTCTACACGGTACTGATCGCCGCGCCACTGATCGCACTGTGTGGTGGCTCGCGCTTCAACATATCCGGGCCCACTGCGGCGTTCGTGGTGATTCTGCTGCCGATCACCCAGCAATACGGGCTCGGCGGCTTGCTGCTGTGCACCTTGATGGCCGGCATCATCCTGATCTGCCTTGGCCTACTGCGCGCCGGTCGCCTGATCGAGTTCGTGCCCTACCCGGTGACGCTGGGTTTTACCGCCGGCATCGGTATCGTCATCGCCGTCCTGCAGATCAAGGACCTGTTTGGCCTGCATCTGGCCGGCGCCCCTCAACACCTGCTGGAACAGCTGAATCTTCTGGCACACGCATTTCCCAGCCTGCAGCCCGGCGATACCCTGGTTGGCGCCGTGTGCCTGGCGACGCTGCTGATCTGGCCGCGCCTGATGCCGAAGATCCCAGCGCATCTGGTAGCACTGGCGATCGGCGCGCTACTGGCACTGGCACTGGAGCGCCTGGGGCTGCCCGTAGCGACATTGGGCGAGCGCTTCAGCTATCAGCTCGACGGCATCGAATATCCCGGTATCCCACCCTTCCTGCCAGACCTGGCGTTACCCTGGAACCTACCGGGTGCCGACGGCCAGCCATTGGTGCTGTCATTCGAACTGATCCGCCAACTGCTGGCACCGGCATTCGCCATTGCCATGCTCGGCGCCATCGAGTCACTGTTGTGCGCGGTGGTGGCCGATGGAATGACCGGCAGCAAGCATGATCCCAACGCCGAATTGATCGGCCAGGGTCTGGGCAATCTGGCTGCGCCGTTCTTCGGCGGTATCACCGCCACCGCGGCCATTGCCCGTACGGCCGCCAACGTGCGTGCCGGTGCGTTCTCCCCACTGGCGGCACTGGTTCATGCGGGCGTGGTGCTGGCGGCGATTCTGTTACTCGCGCCGCTGTTCAGCTATCTGCCCATGGCTGCCCTAGCGGCACTGCTAATGATGGTGGCGTGGAACATGAGCGAGCCAAACCATGTCGTCCATACGCTGCGCATCGCGCCACGCAGCGATGTGCTGGTACTGCTCACTTGCCTGGTACTGACGGTGCTGTTCGATATGGTGCTGGCCGTGGGCGTGGGCCTGCTGCTGGCGGCCGGCTTGTTCATCAAGCGCATGAGCGAACTGACCGATACCGCGGCGCTGAATCGGCAGCAACGTCAGGCCTTGCTGGATCTGCCCGAGCACGTGCTGGCTTACGCCATTCGCGGCCCGCTTTTCTTCGGCGCGGCAGAAAAGGCGTTGAGCGTGCTGCGTCGCTTCACTCCTGGGGTGAGAGTCGTCATCGTCGATATCAGCGCGGTGCCACTGCTGGACATGACTGCCATTGCCGCTTTGGACAACGTGCTGCGCGACTACCGCCAGCAGGGTGTGGCGCTGATCCTCAGCGGCCCCACCGCGCAGGTAAGGCTGCAACTACGCCGCGCCGGCATCCACCGGCGCGCCGGACAGTTGGCTTACGTTCACGATCTGCTGCAGGCACGGAAGAAAGCCCTGCGCTGGCTGGATGACACAGCACCGAAGGCCCTAGCCGAGTAG
- a CDS encoding hypoxanthine-guanine phosphoribosyltransferase, with translation MSADLAHIRQIMAEADCLFTEAEVEAAIDRVASQINAELAERNPVVFCVMNGGLIFSGKLLTKLNFPLEASYLHATRYRNETSGGELFWKAKPEVSFIDRDVLIVDDILDEGHTLGAIIDFCRHAGARAVHTAVLIDKEHDRKARPDLKANYVGLQCIDRYIFGYGMDYKGYWRNAAGIFAVKGL, from the coding sequence ATGTCCGCCGATCTCGCGCACATTCGCCAAATCATGGCGGAAGCCGACTGCCTGTTCACCGAAGCCGAGGTGGAAGCGGCCATCGACAGGGTTGCCAGCCAGATCAACGCCGAGCTGGCCGAGCGCAATCCGGTGGTGTTCTGCGTGATGAACGGCGGCCTGATCTTCTCCGGCAAACTGCTGACCAAGCTGAACTTCCCGCTCGAAGCGTCCTATCTACACGCGACCCGTTATCGCAATGAAACCAGCGGTGGCGAACTGTTCTGGAAGGCCAAGCCGGAAGTTTCCTTCATCGACCGCGATGTGCTGATCGTCGACGACATCCTCGATGAAGGGCACACCCTCGGTGCGATCATCGATTTCTGCCGCCATGCCGGTGCACGTGCCGTGCATACCGCGGTGTTGATCGACAAGGAGCATGACCGCAAGGCGCGTCCGGATCTGAAAGCCAATTACGTGGGCCTGCAGTGCATTGACCGTTACATCTTCGGTTACGGCATGGACTACAAGGGCTACTGGCGCAACGCCGCCGGCATCTTCGCGGTCAAGGGGCTGTAA
- a CDS encoding PA4642 family protein yields the protein MRKDKKQVIGEEISDDSIKLFLAVEPADATPPSLHKLVKAYRGLRIDDFERFVGFFKAEGYDLSATDAQGNDFIALIQDQRNAEPYIEVIKAARG from the coding sequence ATGCGTAAAGACAAGAAGCAGGTGATTGGCGAAGAAATCAGCGATGACTCGATCAAGCTGTTCCTTGCGGTGGAACCAGCGGACGCCACGCCGCCTTCGCTGCACAAGCTGGTCAAGGCTTACCGCGGTCTGCGTATCGATGACTTCGAGCGTTTTGTGGGTTTCTTCAAAGCCGAAGGCTACGACCTCTCTGCCACCGATGCGCAGGGCAATGATTTCATTGCGCTGATTCAGGACCAGCGCAACGCCGAGCCTTATATCGAGGTGATCAAGGCTGCTCGCGGCTGA
- a CDS encoding DUF481 domain-containing protein → MSRSTSLSLLGLSIALCSSAAFADTVWLKNGDRLSGTIRFFDGSKLLLETDYGGSIPLDWKKIATLESDHELLVKLGPVDGERAKSLLAAEPGKVTLANGEAPKTIDLAQIEQIMKPKPLVEDFTWKGNIDLGLDYKRGERDSDDYDVDIKTQARHGLWRHNAIADYNRELKNDVVSTDNWSAEYALDRFLSEKWFWQGRFEYKRDLIEEVQRQRTLGTGPGYQFWDDELGAFSIATLANRSDYRYSNGEQDRFYALSVKWDYNRYLIGKTVELFSVGELGKPLEGVADYTLDAEVGLRYKVTDWASLNMKAEKDMVSGAEGDLDETRYTLGFGVGW, encoded by the coding sequence ATGTCGCGCTCTACATCACTGTCCCTGCTAGGCCTGAGCATCGCTCTGTGCAGTTCTGCCGCTTTCGCCGATACCGTCTGGTTGAAGAACGGTGATCGCCTTTCCGGCACCATCCGCTTCTTCGACGGCAGCAAATTGCTGCTGGAAACCGATTACGGCGGTTCCATCCCGCTGGATTGGAAAAAGATCGCCACACTGGAGAGCGACCACGAACTGCTGGTCAAACTCGGTCCGGTTGACGGTGAGCGTGCCAAGTCGCTGCTGGCCGCCGAGCCCGGCAAGGTCACGTTGGCCAATGGCGAGGCGCCCAAGACCATCGATCTGGCGCAGATCGAGCAGATCATGAAACCCAAGCCGCTGGTGGAGGACTTCACCTGGAAGGGCAATATCGACCTTGGTCTGGACTACAAGCGCGGCGAGCGTGACTCCGACGACTACGACGTCGATATCAAGACCCAGGCCCGTCACGGTCTTTGGCGGCATAACGCAATTGCCGACTATAACCGCGAGCTGAAGAACGACGTGGTCAGCACCGACAACTGGAGCGCCGAATACGCGCTCGACCGTTTCCTCTCCGAGAAATGGTTCTGGCAGGGACGCTTCGAGTACAAGCGCGACCTCATTGAGGAAGTGCAGCGTCAGCGCACCCTCGGTACCGGCCCTGGTTACCAGTTCTGGGATGACGAGCTGGGCGCGTTCTCCATCGCCACCCTGGCCAACCGTAGCGATTACCGCTACAGCAATGGTGAGCAGGACCGCTTCTATGCGCTGAGCGTGAAGTGGGACTACAACCGCTACCTGATCGGCAAGACCGTCGAATTGTTCAGTGTCGGCGAGCTGGGTAAACCCCTTGAAGGGGTTGCCGATTACACCCTGGATGCCGAAGTTGGTCTGCGTTACAAGGTGACCGATTGGGCGTCGCTGAACATGAAGGCCGAGAAGGATATGGTCAGCGGTGCCGAGGGTGATCTGGACGAAACCCGCTACACTCTGGGTTTCGGTGTTGGCTGGTAG